From the genome of Acidobacteriota bacterium, one region includes:
- a CDS encoding sugar phosphate isomerase/epimerase: MFFFHRRERFWQYTVSLSSETLSVMPLYKIIPEVSTMQRRTFLKNSALAAGAAFCAQGVPAWGLPAQSFGRFKLGAISDGFSPDLGEALKIMKGYGLSWVEIRAIWGKYNTEATPEEIKRVKQLLGEYHFKCSVVDSALFKCALPGTKPVNAESDSYPYSGQMDLLKRAAERCHAWGTDKVRGFTFWRVAEPEKIYPRISEELGKAAEVAHREGVRMVIENEESCNGGTGHETAAILRKTPASIVGFNWDVGNGYAHGEVSYPDGYNALDKKRIWHLHLKGMQCAPGGGKCHETFADEGAINLAGQLRALARAHYEGTMSLECEFKAPGMTHQQTTERSMQGLLRVVKKALA; this comes from the coding sequence ATGTTTTTCTTTCATCGACGCGAAAGGTTCTGGCAGTATACTGTTTCTCTGTCTTCGGAGACATTGTCTGTCATGCCGTTGTACAAGATCATTCCGGAGGTTTCCACCATGCAGCGCCGTACCTTTCTGAAGAACTCCGCCCTGGCGGCCGGGGCCGCTTTTTGTGCGCAGGGCGTCCCGGCCTGGGGCTTGCCTGCGCAATCGTTTGGCAGGTTCAAACTGGGGGCCATCAGCGACGGCTTTTCGCCGGACCTCGGCGAGGCCCTGAAGATCATGAAAGGCTACGGCCTCTCCTGGGTTGAGATTCGCGCCATCTGGGGGAAATACAACACGGAGGCGACGCCGGAAGAAATCAAGCGCGTGAAGCAACTGCTCGGCGAGTATCACTTCAAATGTTCGGTGGTGGATTCGGCGCTCTTCAAGTGCGCTCTGCCGGGGACAAAACCCGTGAACGCCGAGAGCGATTCCTATCCCTATTCGGGCCAGATGGACCTGCTGAAGCGCGCCGCGGAACGCTGCCATGCCTGGGGCACGGACAAGGTCCGCGGCTTTACCTTCTGGCGCGTGGCTGAGCCGGAAAAAATCTATCCGCGCATTTCCGAAGAACTGGGGAAGGCCGCGGAGGTTGCCCACCGGGAAGGCGTCCGGATGGTGATTGAGAACGAAGAATCGTGCAATGGCGGGACCGGGCACGAAACCGCCGCGATTCTCAGGAAGACGCCAGCCTCGATTGTGGGTTTCAACTGGGACGTGGGCAACGGCTACGCGCACGGCGAAGTGTCATACCCTGACGGTTACAACGCTCTTGACAAGAAGCGCATCTGGCACCTGCACCTGAAAGGGATGCAATGCGCCCCCGGCGGGGGGAAATGCCATGAAACCTTTGCCGACGAGGGCGCAATCAATCTGGCGGGCCAGTTGCGGGCGCTCGCTCGCGCCCACTACGAGGGGACAATGTCACTGGAATGCGAGTTCAAGGCCCCCGGCATGACCCACCAGCAGACTACTGAGCGCTCCATGCAGGGCCTGCTACGCGTGGTCAAGAAGGCTCTGGCGTGA
- a CDS encoding DUF433 domain-containing protein, whose amino-acid sequence MDYHKIITLEPGKRGGKPCIRGLRITVYDVLEYLASGMTEQEILADFPELSSEDIKACLAFAADRERKLASALP is encoded by the coding sequence ATGGACTACCACAAGATCATCACGCTCGAGCCCGGCAAACGTGGTGGCAAGCCCTGCATTCGCGGATTGCGAATCACCGTTTATGATGTGCTTGAATACCTTGCTTCCGGCATGACGGAGCAGGAAATCCTGGCTGACTTCCCGGAGCTCAGTTCCGAAGATATCAAGGCGTGCCTGGCCTTCGCGGCGGACCGTGAACGCAAATTGGCCTCTGCCCTGCCGTGA
- a CDS encoding carbon-nitrogen hydrolase family protein yields MKPVNQQMTRRQAIQTTGRVFAGAAGFNALPSLAAAAGFPNAAEAVAPQPIPGETKPAEKLRIATCQYPCSGSPAENAKYVRDFMRQAAGEGAHLLHTSEASLSGYPGTDLPSFENYDWNKLRQETAGLRALAGELKMWLALGSSHFLDANTKPTDCIYLIDPEGRIVDRYDKCFLTEGDQKYYSAGNRLVAHDIRGVRIGLAVCYDICWPQVYIAYRKLGVTVMVHSFSNAGSKGPDCLDTLNNREVPTRCADNRMWAVCNNSSRPYSHWGSFVARPDATIAKELPINQPGMLVHDYPDTLSATGWYHNFKPMEMAENTIMHWGTPSNCPRQRDGQSEP; encoded by the coding sequence ATGAAACCTGTAAACCAGCAAATGACAAGGCGGCAGGCCATCCAGACAACTGGCAGGGTCTTTGCGGGCGCGGCCGGATTCAACGCCCTGCCCTCTCTCGCCGCTGCGGCCGGCTTTCCAAACGCCGCCGAAGCGGTTGCTCCGCAACCAATTCCGGGAGAGACGAAGCCCGCTGAAAAACTGCGCATCGCCACCTGTCAGTATCCTTGCAGTGGCAGTCCTGCGGAAAATGCGAAGTACGTCCGCGATTTTATGCGCCAGGCGGCCGGCGAGGGAGCGCATCTGCTGCACACCTCGGAGGCCAGCCTGTCGGGGTATCCGGGGACCGATCTTCCGTCATTTGAGAATTACGACTGGAACAAGTTGCGCCAGGAGACGGCCGGCCTGCGCGCGCTCGCAGGGGAACTGAAGATGTGGCTGGCCCTCGGCTCGTCTCATTTTCTGGACGCAAACACGAAGCCGACCGATTGCATCTACCTGATCGACCCGGAAGGCAGGATCGTAGACCGTTACGACAAGTGCTTTTTAACCGAGGGCGACCAGAAATACTACTCGGCGGGCAATCGGCTGGTGGCGCATGACATTCGAGGAGTAAGAATCGGCCTGGCCGTGTGCTATGACATCTGCTGGCCTCAGGTCTACATCGCCTACCGGAAACTGGGCGTCACGGTGATGGTCCATTCCTTCAGCAACGCGGGAAGCAAAGGGCCGGATTGTCTGGACACGCTCAACAATCGCGAGGTGCCCACCCGCTGCGCCGATAATCGCATGTGGGCCGTGTGCAACAACTCATCGCGGCCGTACTCGCATTGGGGATCGTTTGTCGCCCGGCCTGATGCCACCATCGCCAAAGAGCTGCCCATCAATCAGCCCGGCATGCTGGTCCATGATTACCCCGACACGCTTTCCGCCACCGGCTGGTATCACAACTTCAAGCCAATGGAAATGGCGGAAAATACCATCATGCATTGGGGAACGCCCAGCAACTGTCCGCGCCAGCGCGACGGCCAGAGCGAGCCGTAA
- a CDS encoding OmpA family protein, with amino-acid sequence MESKDTLGLKSVRAVLVAVMAILLPAVALAGQQQQGVEGEHLVKRLVKAVGYEVGGGGTRVDLISTQLLPGVSGEARIEAKKGVTDIQATVQGLTSPGTLGSEFLTYVLWAASPDGRTINLGEIQPSKSGNGEIKATTQMQTFSLFITAEPYFAVTHPSELIVLENETRKSTKGKIFEVKDYPLLERSQYEKLGNPLALSPDLKHVPLEMYEARNSVDISKSSGAEKYAPEIFTKAENSLKISENLLARKAGKKEIISAARQTVQFSEDARSLAVKRQEAERIEQERQAAAARATAQAEAKAAAEAAEARRRADEEAQRQSELAAAREAQLKAEADATRAREQAAQAEAEAMKAKEQAAREDAERARKVAEALRAQLLDQLNAVLETRDTPRGLVVTMADVLFATGKYNLRAEARERLARLSGIVSSHPGLNLQVEGHTDSVGSDEFNQKLSEQRAQAVRSYLITQGLDQNTISAVGLGKTMPIADNSTAEGRQKNRRVEIIVSGEVIGTKFGK; translated from the coding sequence ATGGAATCCAAAGACACACTTGGCCTGAAAAGTGTGCGTGCGGTCCTTGTAGCTGTTATGGCTATCTTGTTGCCAGCCGTAGCTTTGGCGGGCCAGCAGCAACAGGGCGTGGAGGGTGAACACCTCGTTAAAAGGCTTGTAAAGGCGGTTGGCTACGAGGTAGGCGGCGGGGGAACGAGGGTTGACCTTATCAGCACCCAACTGCTGCCCGGTGTGAGCGGAGAGGCCAGGATTGAAGCAAAAAAAGGTGTTACGGATATCCAGGCCACCGTCCAGGGACTTACTTCGCCAGGAACGCTCGGCAGCGAGTTTCTGACCTATGTCCTGTGGGCTGCTTCCCCGGATGGACGGACCATCAATCTGGGGGAAATCCAACCCAGCAAATCTGGCAATGGCGAGATTAAGGCCACGACGCAGATGCAGACCTTCTCTCTGTTTATCACCGCTGAGCCCTATTTCGCGGTGACCCACCCAAGCGAACTGATCGTGCTTGAGAACGAAACTCGTAAGTCCACAAAGGGCAAGATCTTCGAGGTGAAGGACTACCCGCTCCTCGAGCGCAGCCAGTATGAAAAATTAGGGAACCCTCTGGCCCTCTCGCCTGATCTGAAACACGTTCCACTGGAAATGTACGAGGCCAGAAACTCCGTGGATATCTCCAAATCGAGCGGGGCGGAAAAGTACGCGCCGGAGATCTTCACCAAGGCGGAGAACAGCCTGAAGATTTCAGAGAACCTGCTGGCCAGAAAGGCCGGCAAGAAGGAGATCATCTCAGCGGCCAGACAGACCGTGCAATTTTCCGAGGACGCCCGCTCGCTTGCCGTAAAGCGGCAGGAAGCCGAACGAATTGAGCAGGAACGCCAGGCTGCAGCCGCCAGGGCAACCGCGCAGGCAGAGGCCAAAGCGGCGGCCGAGGCGGCGGAAGCCAGGCGGCGAGCAGATGAAGAAGCCCAGAGGCAATCGGAACTCGCTGCCGCAAGGGAAGCTCAACTGAAGGCGGAAGCTGATGCCACCCGGGCCAGAGAACAAGCGGCCCAGGCCGAAGCGGAAGCCATGAAAGCAAAAGAGCAGGCAGCCAGAGAAGATGCCGAGCGTGCCCGCAAAGTTGCTGAGGCCCTTCGCGCCCAGTTGCTGGACCAGCTCAACGCCGTCCTGGAAACCCGTGACACGCCGCGTGGCCTGGTCGTTACCATGGCGGACGTGTTGTTTGCCACCGGGAAATACAACCTGCGCGCGGAAGCTCGCGAGCGGCTGGCCCGCCTCTCCGGGATTGTTTCATCCCATCCCGGGCTGAATCTGCAGGTGGAAGGGCACACGGACAGCGTTGGAAGTGATGAATTCAATCAGAAGCTTTCCGAGCAGCGCGCCCAGGCGGTCCGCAGTTATCTCATCACCCAGGGGTTGGACCAGAATACAATTTCTGCGGTGGGGCTGGGGAAGACAATGCCGATCGCTGACAACAGCACCGCGGAGGGACGGCAAAAGAACCGGCGGGTGGAAATCATCGTTTCAGGCGAAGTCATTGGAACGAAATTTGGCAAGTAG
- a CDS encoding DUF5009 domain-containing protein, whose protein sequence is MGNVPNQQSFLAKRVASIDALRGFDMFWITGGEEIIRALHKMNPGPATNLLNVQFEHVPWAGFHFYDLIFPLFLFVVGVVLPFSLSRHLEEGANRGRIYRRIVRRLVVLFVLGLVYNGLLDFNFHQLRIAGVLQRIALCYFFAALIVMNTNVRGQIAFFAGILVVYWLVMMLVPVPGVGSGVMTPDGNLASFIDRHLLPRPYCCFAQGDNEGILSTFPAIATTLFGVLAGQWLRTKHTPQRKTLGLVVAGVASLLAGFIWSFNFPIIKNLWTSTFVLFAGGWSLLLLALFYWIIDVKGYKRWAFFFTIIGVNAITIYLVSHLFDFGTVTTIFVHGFIHRMGAIEPLFWAVSVIMTGWLFLYFLYRQKIFLKV, encoded by the coding sequence ATGGGCAACGTGCCAAACCAGCAGTCTTTTCTTGCAAAACGCGTGGCCTCCATCGATGCGCTGCGCGGTTTCGACATGTTCTGGATCACCGGCGGCGAGGAAATCATCCGCGCCCTGCACAAGATGAATCCCGGACCAGCCACCAACCTGCTCAACGTGCAGTTCGAGCACGTTCCCTGGGCCGGTTTTCATTTTTATGACCTGATTTTTCCGCTCTTCCTGTTTGTTGTGGGAGTGGTGCTGCCGTTTTCTCTTTCAAGACACCTCGAAGAAGGCGCCAACCGCGGCCGGATCTACCGCCGTATTGTCCGCCGGCTGGTAGTGCTGTTCGTGCTTGGCCTGGTTTATAACGGCCTTCTGGATTTCAACTTTCACCAACTGCGCATTGCCGGAGTTCTGCAGCGGATCGCCTTGTGCTACTTCTTTGCCGCGCTGATTGTGATGAACACCAACGTTCGCGGGCAGATTGCCTTTTTCGCCGGAATCCTGGTGGTTTACTGGCTGGTAATGATGCTGGTTCCCGTGCCGGGCGTGGGCTCGGGCGTGATGACGCCGGACGGAAACCTGGCAAGCTTCATTGACCGGCATCTGCTGCCGCGTCCTTACTGCTGCTTTGCCCAGGGGGACAACGAGGGAATTCTATCCACCTTCCCCGCTATCGCTACCACGCTGTTTGGCGTGCTGGCAGGCCAGTGGCTGCGCACAAAGCACACTCCACAGCGCAAGACGCTCGGCCTGGTTGTGGCAGGAGTAGCCAGCCTGCTGGCAGGTTTCATCTGGAGCTTCAACTTCCCCATTATCAAGAACCTGTGGACCAGCACCTTCGTTCTTTTCGCGGGTGGCTGGAGCCTGCTGCTTCTGGCGCTTTTCTACTGGATCATCGATGTGAAGGGCTACAAGCGCTGGGCGTTCTTTTTCACCATCATCGGCGTGAACGCTATCACCATTTACCTGGTGTCACATCTGTTTGATTTCGGGACGGTCACGACCATCTTCGTCCACGGATTCATCCATCGCATGGGCGCTATCGAGCCGCTATTCTGGGCCGTCAGCGTCATCATGACCGGCTGGCTGTTTCTCTATTTCCTCTACCGGCAGAAAATTTTCCTGAAGGTTTAA
- a CDS encoding cardiolipin synthase B, translating to MAAPENPLVPLARETLSEVSVFADQAFSRAAGAPLIACNSVRLLRDAEQNYPAWKEAIREARHSVHFESYIIHDDDIGREFAVLLAEKARQGVQVRVLYDWMGAIAATGWSFWRRLRRAGVEVRCFNPPRVDSAFGWVSRDHRKTIVVDNQIAFVTGLCVGRAWAGYPERGIAPWRDTGVSIEGPAVPEVERAFASTWAASGAPLPESELAKGRPAADVPGSVALRIIASQPGAASMYRLDQLVAAVARESIWLTDAYFVGTSSYVQALCAAAADGVDVRLLLPRAADVPFVRAISRAGYRLLLEAGVRIFEWNGPMLHAKTAVADGHWARVGSTNLNIASWVSNWELDVIVEDDGFAGEMQAMYLDDLSHSTEIVLSARHRPSPILPRRMRSRPRGAARGSANWAAKGVLRFGKLVGAAVTSSRVLGPAEASVMLWGGLTLLGLVAAAVLLPRVVAGVLAVVGAWVGLTLLVEAWRLRFRRKKPAGVSEDIDDSPPDAPESP from the coding sequence ATGGCCGCACCTGAAAACCCCCTCGTGCCGCTGGCAAGAGAGACGCTCTCAGAGGTCAGCGTGTTCGCTGACCAGGCGTTCTCACGCGCGGCGGGAGCGCCGCTGATTGCCTGCAACAGTGTCCGGTTGCTGCGCGACGCGGAACAGAATTATCCGGCGTGGAAGGAAGCCATCCGCGAAGCACGGCACTCCGTTCATTTTGAAAGTTACATTATCCACGACGACGACATCGGGCGCGAATTTGCAGTGCTGCTGGCCGAAAAAGCGCGCCAGGGCGTCCAGGTGCGGGTCCTTTATGACTGGATGGGCGCCATCGCCGCCACCGGGTGGAGCTTCTGGCGGCGGCTCCGCCGTGCCGGAGTAGAAGTGCGATGTTTCAACCCCCCGCGTGTTGACAGCGCGTTCGGCTGGGTCAGCCGCGACCACCGTAAGACGATCGTTGTGGACAACCAGATCGCCTTCGTCACCGGGTTGTGCGTGGGCCGGGCGTGGGCGGGCTATCCCGAGCGCGGCATCGCTCCCTGGCGCGACACAGGCGTTTCAATTGAAGGGCCGGCTGTGCCTGAGGTTGAACGGGCCTTTGCATCAACCTGGGCCGCCAGCGGCGCTCCGCTGCCTGAAAGCGAACTCGCGAAAGGCCGCCCTGCCGCAGATGTTCCGGGGAGCGTTGCCCTGCGGATCATCGCCAGCCAGCCGGGTGCGGCGTCAATGTACCGGCTGGACCAGTTGGTTGCCGCCGTGGCACGGGAATCCATCTGGCTGACCGACGCCTATTTTGTAGGAACGTCGTCTTACGTCCAGGCGCTATGTGCGGCGGCTGCCGACGGCGTGGACGTCCGCCTGCTGCTGCCTCGCGCTGCTGACGTGCCGTTTGTCCGCGCCATTTCGCGCGCTGGTTACCGCTTACTGCTCGAGGCCGGCGTGCGCATCTTTGAGTGGAACGGTCCTATGCTCCATGCCAAGACTGCGGTCGCGGACGGCCACTGGGCCCGGGTAGGATCAACCAATCTGAATATTGCAAGCTGGGTCAGCAACTGGGAACTCGACGTGATTGTAGAGGATGACGGGTTTGCGGGCGAGATGCAGGCGATGTATCTGGATGACCTGAGCCACTCCACGGAAATTGTCCTGTCAGCCAGGCACCGTCCCAGTCCCATCCTGCCGCGCCGGATGCGTTCGAGGCCCCGCGGTGCGGCCCGGGGCAGCGCCAACTGGGCGGCCAAGGGAGTACTTCGATTCGGCAAGCTGGTGGGGGCCGCCGTCACCAGCAGCCGCGTTCTGGGCCCGGCAGAAGCTTCCGTGATGCTCTGGGGCGGGCTGACGCTTTTGGGGCTTGTAGCGGCCGCCGTCCTGTTGCCCAGGGTTGTTGCCGGAGTGCTGGCCGTTGTGGGCGCATGGGTGGGGCTGACTCTTCTGGTGGAGGCATGGAGGCTGCGCTTTCGGCGAAAGAAACCTGCCGGTGTTTCGGAAGACATCGATGACAGCCCGCCCGATGCTCCGGAATCGCCATGA
- a CDS encoding NAD(P)-dependent alcohol dehydrogenase codes for MYKAKAYSAASATSPLVSTVISRRDPTENDVQIEVLFCGICHSDVHTVRDEWSEVVPTTYPCIPGHEIIGRVTRVGSAVKKFKPGDIAAVGCMVDSDGTCPECRAGQEQYCPNVILTYNFPDKHLGGVTYGGYSDSVVVDERFVVRVPPGLGLAGTAPLLCAGITTYSPMRHWCVSKGKKVGIVGLGGLGHMGVKFAHALGAHVVVFTTSPGKKDDALRLGADEVVVSRNTDEMKKHAGSFDFILDAVSADHDINAYINLLSRDGNITLVGAPAKPLNVGAFGLLLRRRSLSGSAIGGIAETQEMLDFCGDNNITSDVEVIPIQKVNEAYERLLRSDVKYRFSIDMASLRSE; via the coding sequence ATGTACAAAGCGAAAGCCTATTCTGCTGCAAGTGCCACATCGCCTCTTGTCTCGACGGTAATATCGAGGCGCGATCCAACCGAAAACGACGTCCAGATTGAGGTCCTCTTCTGTGGCATCTGCCACTCCGATGTCCATACTGTCCGCGATGAATGGAGCGAGGTAGTCCCTACCACCTATCCCTGCATCCCCGGCCACGAGATCATCGGACGTGTCACCAGGGTTGGCTCCGCCGTGAAAAAGTTCAAACCCGGCGACATTGCCGCGGTCGGCTGCATGGTCGATTCGGATGGCACTTGCCCGGAATGTCGCGCCGGACAGGAGCAATACTGCCCGAATGTGATCCTCACCTACAACTTCCCGGACAAGCACCTTGGTGGCGTCACCTATGGCGGCTACTCCGATAGCGTTGTAGTTGACGAGCGGTTTGTGGTGCGCGTTCCCCCCGGTCTCGGTCTCGCCGGGACAGCCCCTCTTCTCTGCGCAGGAATCACAACCTATTCCCCCATGCGGCACTGGTGCGTCAGCAAGGGGAAGAAAGTTGGCATCGTCGGACTCGGCGGGCTCGGCCACATGGGAGTGAAGTTTGCGCACGCGCTCGGGGCCCACGTTGTTGTTTTCACCACCTCCCCTGGCAAGAAGGATGACGCGCTGCGCCTCGGCGCTGATGAAGTGGTGGTGTCACGGAATACCGATGAGATGAAGAAACATGCCGGCAGCTTCGACTTCATCCTCGACGCCGTCTCCGCCGATCATGACATCAACGCCTACATCAACCTGCTCAGCCGCGACGGCAACATCACCCTGGTGGGCGCGCCGGCAAAGCCTCTCAATGTTGGCGCGTTCGGTCTTCTGCTCAGGCGGCGCAGCCTCTCCGGGTCAGCCATCGGCGGCATCGCTGAGACCCAGGAGATGCTCGATTTCTGCGGCGACAACAACATCACCTCTGATGTCGAAGTCATCCCCATCCAGAAGGTCAACGAAGCTTACGAGAGGCTGCTCAGGTCCGATGTCAAGTACCGATTCTCCATCGACATGGCTTCTCTCAGGTCTGAGTAA
- a CDS encoding cupin domain-containing protein, with amino-acid sequence MEIRRVGSQASVKGPSEWFTGAVRIDPLIQAPDPALVQGASVTFEPGARTAWHTHPLGQTLIITAGCGWAQRWGGPVEEVRPGDVVWIPPGEKHWHGATPATAMTHIAIQEKKDGKAVEWMEMVTDDQYRK; translated from the coding sequence ATGGAAATCAGAAGGGTTGGCTCGCAGGCTTCTGTCAAGGGTCCCTCGGAGTGGTTCACCGGGGCCGTGCGCATCGATCCCCTTATTCAGGCGCCTGATCCGGCGCTTGTTCAAGGCGCCAGCGTCACCTTCGAACCGGGGGCGCGCACCGCGTGGCATACGCATCCGCTGGGTCAGACCCTCATCATCACCGCGGGCTGCGGCTGGGCGCAGCGCTGGGGCGGGCCGGTCGAGGAAGTTCGGCCGGGCGATGTGGTCTGGATCCCCCCCGGCGAGAAGCACTGGCACGGCGCCACGCCGGCCACTGCCATGACGCACATCGCCATTCAGGAAAAAAAGGATGGCAAGGCGGTTGAATGGATGGAGATGGTAACCGACGACCAATACCGCAAGTAA
- a CDS encoding methyltransferase domain-containing protein: MTSTPKELGDVNLVQRPAALAGIEARTQALGFDMASEPRTGALLQALAASKPGGRLLELGTGTGVATAWILAGMDAHATLTSVDVSSAHQQVASEFLASDSRLTLVLEDGLQFLKRQPSESFDFVFADAIPGKYEGLEECLKVVKPGGAYVVDDMLPLPRWPRAHVERVLLLTKQLAGDDRFAIAPLDWATGVIVAVRR, encoded by the coding sequence ATGACTTCAACCCCCAAAGAATTGGGAGATGTCAATCTTGTTCAACGGCCCGCGGCACTTGCTGGCATCGAAGCCCGCACCCAGGCGTTGGGATTTGATATGGCCTCCGAGCCTCGCACCGGAGCTCTGCTGCAGGCGCTTGCGGCTTCAAAGCCCGGCGGCCGTTTGCTTGAGCTTGGAACGGGCACCGGCGTTGCGACCGCATGGATCCTGGCAGGGATGGACGCCCATGCCACATTGACCAGCGTGGACGTTAGTTCCGCCCACCAGCAGGTGGCGAGCGAGTTCCTGGCCAGCGACAGCCGCCTGACGCTTGTCCTTGAAGACGGCCTCCAGTTCCTGAAGCGCCAGCCATCAGAAAGCTTTGACTTTGTATTTGCCGATGCGATCCCCGGCAAGTACGAAGGGCTTGAGGAATGTCTGAAAGTCGTGAAACCCGGCGGCGCTTACGTGGTTGATGATATGTTACCGCTTCCGAGGTGGCCCAGAGCCCACGTAGAAAGGGTTCTTCTCCTCACCAAACAATTGGCCGGCGATGACCGCTTCGCTATTGCGCCGCTCGACTGGGCTACCGGCGTCATCGTTGCGGTCAGGCGTTAA